In Haloterrigena turkmenica DSM 5511, a single genomic region encodes these proteins:
- a CDS encoding 60S ribosomal export protein NMD3, translating to MSESRAFCPRCGDPVPERSASDADGEPANDPLRPGAEVELCDSCYFEGFDFVDAPDRIDVRVCAQCGAVYRGNRWVDVGAQDYTDIAIEEVSEALAVHVDVEDVAWQVEPEQIDENTIRMHCYFTGVVRGTPVEEQVMVPVKIARQTCLRCGRIAGDYYASIVQIRAEERTPTTDEMDRAKEIANTVVADMEATGDRNAFVTEMGEVDEGLNIKVSTNKIGKKISNKMVEEFGGTVNDAETLVTEDEDGNEVYRVTFAVRLPPYTPGDVIELADDDGGPVIVRSARGNLKGVRATTGERYEASYEEGNAPDARKLGDLEDAVEATVVTVEDENAVQVLDPETYRATTVSRPDYFDPEAETVPVLKSRAGLHVLPDPDPDTGDEGEDESGHYDPYANRDEDDA from the coding sequence ATGAGTGAGTCGCGTGCGTTCTGTCCCCGGTGTGGGGACCCCGTTCCTGAACGGTCGGCGAGCGACGCAGATGGCGAACCCGCGAACGATCCCCTCCGCCCCGGCGCCGAGGTCGAACTCTGCGATTCGTGTTACTTCGAGGGCTTCGACTTCGTGGACGCACCGGATCGGATCGACGTCCGGGTCTGTGCCCAGTGCGGCGCGGTCTACCGCGGGAATCGGTGGGTCGACGTCGGCGCGCAGGATTACACCGACATCGCCATCGAGGAGGTCAGCGAGGCGCTGGCCGTCCACGTCGACGTCGAGGACGTCGCCTGGCAGGTCGAGCCCGAACAGATCGACGAGAACACCATCCGGATGCACTGTTACTTCACGGGCGTGGTCCGCGGAACGCCCGTCGAGGAGCAGGTGATGGTCCCCGTTAAGATCGCCCGCCAGACTTGCCTGCGCTGTGGGCGGATCGCCGGCGACTACTACGCCAGCATCGTCCAGATCCGCGCCGAGGAGCGGACGCCGACGACCGACGAGATGGACCGCGCGAAGGAGATCGCCAACACCGTCGTCGCCGACATGGAGGCGACCGGCGACCGCAACGCCTTCGTCACCGAGATGGGCGAGGTCGACGAGGGGCTGAACATCAAGGTCTCGACCAACAAGATCGGCAAGAAGATCTCGAACAAGATGGTCGAGGAGTTCGGCGGCACCGTCAACGACGCCGAGACGCTCGTGACGGAGGACGAGGACGGCAACGAGGTCTATCGAGTCACCTTCGCCGTCCGCCTTCCGCCGTACACCCCCGGCGACGTCATCGAGCTCGCCGACGACGACGGCGGCCCCGTGATCGTCCGCAGCGCCCGCGGCAACCTCAAGGGCGTCCGCGCGACGACCGGCGAGCGCTACGAGGCCAGTTACGAGGAGGGCAACGCCCCCGACGCCCGGAAACTCGGCGACCTCGAGGACGCCGTCGAGGCTACGGTCGTCACCGTCGAGGACGAGAACGCCGTGCAGGTGCTCGATCCCGAGACCTACCGGGCGACGACCGTCTCCCGGCCGGACTACTTCGATCCCGAGGCCGAGACGGTGCCCGTGCTGAAGAGCCGCGCCGGGCTACACGTACTGCCCGATCCCGACCCCGACACGGGCGACGAGGGGGAAGACGAATCCGGACACTACGATCCGTACGCGAACCGCGACGAGGACGATGCCTGA
- a CDS encoding creatininase family protein has protein sequence MPSPSSVRLEECTWPEVETALENGRRTAIVAVGSIEQHGPHLPLNMDALDGDELSRRIAAELGDALAAPTIRPGCSGHHMEFPGTITVPPETLMDLIRAYCRSLDDHGFEHVVLVPTHGGNFAPVSTVAPEIAREIDANVIALADLDDHMALLNEGLRDAGIEYQEDVIHAGAAETAMILAIDEGLVRTDRLEAGPEGSISTARLLSEGFKSITENGVLGDPDEATPEAGDAIFDAVTAAYVERIEAERDAVR, from the coding sequence ATGCCTTCTCCCAGTTCGGTGCGCCTCGAGGAGTGTACTTGGCCGGAAGTCGAAACGGCGCTCGAGAACGGACGGCGGACGGCGATCGTGGCGGTCGGCTCGATCGAGCAGCACGGGCCCCACCTGCCGCTGAATATGGACGCGTTGGACGGCGACGAACTGTCGCGGCGCATTGCCGCGGAGCTCGGTGACGCGCTGGCGGCGCCGACGATTCGCCCCGGTTGCTCCGGGCATCACATGGAGTTTCCAGGCACGATCACGGTGCCGCCGGAGACGCTGATGGACCTGATCCGCGCCTACTGTCGCTCGCTGGACGACCACGGGTTCGAGCACGTCGTCCTCGTGCCGACCCACGGCGGAAACTTCGCGCCGGTCTCGACCGTCGCGCCCGAGATCGCCCGCGAGATCGACGCGAACGTGATCGCGCTCGCGGACCTCGATGATCACATGGCCCTGCTGAACGAGGGGCTCCGCGACGCCGGAATCGAGTATCAGGAGGACGTCATCCACGCTGGAGCCGCCGAGACCGCTATGATCCTCGCGATCGACGAAGGACTGGTTCGGACGGATCGACTCGAGGCAGGACCGGAGGGATCGATTTCCACCGCGCGCTTGCTCAGCGAGGGGTTCAAATCGATCACCGAAAACGGCGTGCTGGGCGATCCCGACGAAGCGACTCCCGAGGCCGGCGACGCGATTTTCGACGCCGTCACCGCGGCCTACGTCGAGCGAATCGAGGCCGAACGCGATGCGGTTCGATGA
- a CDS encoding helicase C-terminal domain-containing protein, with protein sequence MNPERIFEEFPAPSYRGTQEQALRDIQDAFAAGNDVVLVRAPTGSGKSLLARAVAGCARKIDDADPSDATGAYYTTPQVSQLDDVAADDLLADLNVIRGKSNYSCILPDERDTPVNQAPCVRERGYDCSVKHRCPYFSDRAIASNRNIAAMTLAYFMQTAGSEVFRKRDVVVVDEAHGLAEWAEMYATIQLGPRTVPFWDDLRVPEIDDLDRAVRYAENLQQKCTRRKDEVLAQDSLTTAEVRERDRLQELIGELDWFVSDYRDPQSPTTWLVDQSELSGARTSGDADGNDDPAGGPLTIKPMNPEKYLQHTVWDRGNKFALLSATILNKEAFCRQVGLTPENVALVDVEHTFPVENRPLYDVSQGKMTYEQRDETTPKIARTIVRLMARHPDEKGLVHAHSYDIQERLADLLADFGVGDRIRTHDRDGRDAALDGWKASDDPDVFLSVKMEEALDLKGDLCRWQVLCKAPFLNTGDSRVAHRLEEGQWAWYYRTALRTVIQACGRVVRAPDDHGATYLADSSLLDLFERARTDMPDWFEAQVVRMERPELPEFQPSAALGGGASSTRGSGGADDADGRERRTRTDRSRTRSRSRRSGRSSNSSPVADVWDTDG encoded by the coding sequence GTGAATCCCGAGCGGATCTTCGAGGAGTTTCCCGCGCCCAGCTACCGCGGGACCCAGGAGCAGGCCCTCCGCGACATTCAGGACGCCTTCGCGGCCGGCAATGACGTGGTGTTAGTCCGGGCGCCGACGGGCAGCGGTAAGTCCCTGCTCGCCCGCGCGGTCGCGGGCTGTGCGCGGAAGATCGACGACGCCGATCCCAGCGACGCGACCGGCGCCTACTACACGACCCCGCAGGTCTCGCAGTTGGACGACGTCGCGGCCGACGACCTGCTGGCGGATCTGAACGTCATTCGCGGGAAGTCCAACTACAGCTGTATCCTCCCCGACGAGCGAGACACGCCGGTCAATCAGGCCCCCTGCGTCCGCGAGCGCGGGTACGACTGTTCGGTCAAGCATCGCTGCCCCTACTTCTCGGACCGCGCGATCGCTTCGAACCGCAATATCGCCGCGATGACGCTGGCGTACTTCATGCAGACCGCGGGCAGCGAGGTCTTTCGCAAACGCGACGTCGTGGTCGTCGACGAGGCCCACGGGCTGGCCGAGTGGGCCGAAATGTACGCGACGATTCAGCTCGGACCGCGGACCGTCCCCTTCTGGGACGACCTGCGCGTCCCCGAAATCGACGACCTCGATCGGGCCGTCCGGTACGCCGAGAACCTCCAGCAGAAGTGCACCCGCCGGAAGGACGAGGTGCTCGCACAGGACTCGCTGACGACGGCGGAGGTTCGCGAACGCGACCGCCTGCAGGAACTCATCGGCGAACTCGACTGGTTCGTCTCGGACTACCGCGATCCCCAGAGCCCGACGACGTGGCTGGTCGACCAGTCCGAGCTGTCGGGCGCTCGGACGAGCGGCGATGCCGACGGAAACGACGACCCCGCGGGCGGCCCGCTGACGATCAAGCCGATGAACCCCGAGAAGTACCTCCAGCACACCGTCTGGGACCGGGGCAACAAGTTCGCGCTGCTATCGGCGACGATCCTCAACAAGGAAGCCTTCTGTCGTCAGGTCGGGTTGACCCCCGAGAACGTCGCGCTGGTCGACGTCGAACACACCTTTCCCGTCGAGAACCGGCCGCTGTACGACGTCTCTCAGGGGAAGATGACCTACGAACAGCGCGACGAGACGACGCCGAAGATCGCCCGCACGATCGTCCGACTGATGGCCCGCCACCCCGACGAGAAGGGCTTGGTCCACGCCCACTCCTACGACATCCAGGAGCGCCTCGCCGACCTGCTCGCGGACTTCGGCGTCGGCGATCGGATTCGGACCCACGACCGCGACGGGCGCGACGCCGCCCTCGACGGCTGGAAGGCCAGCGACGACCCCGACGTCTTCCTCTCGGTGAAGATGGAGGAGGCGCTGGATCTGAAGGGCGACCTCTGTCGCTGGCAGGTGCTCTGTAAGGCCCCCTTCCTCAACACCGGCGACTCGAGGGTCGCCCACCGACTCGAGGAGGGCCAGTGGGCGTGGTACTACCGCACCGCCCTCCGGACGGTCATCCAGGCCTGCGGCCGGGTCGTCCGGGCGCCCGACGACCACGGCGCGACGTATCTGGCCGACTCGAGTCTGCTGGACCTGTTCGAGCGCGCTCGGACGGACATGCCCGACTGGTTCGAGGCGCAGGTCGTCCGGATGGAGCGGCCGGAGCTCCCCGAGTTTCAGCCGTCGGCAGCCCTCGGTGGCGGCGCGTCGTCGACTCGAGGGAGTGGCGGAGCCGACGACGCCGACGGTCGCGAGCGGCGAACGCGAACCGATCGATCACGGACGCGCTCGCGCTCTCGGCGGTCCGGTCGGTCGTCGAACTCGAGCCCGGTGGCCGACGTCTGGGACACGGACGGCTGA
- a CDS encoding DUF7561 family protein, with product MARNTCDGCERTISVAGGIANLWTFGENDGSDGTAMALELADGSEHLLCYPCIEALPDEPTADDVARLEQVDEEHSQLSVQ from the coding sequence ATGGCACGGAACACCTGCGACGGCTGCGAACGAACGATCTCGGTCGCCGGCGGCATCGCCAACCTCTGGACGTTCGGCGAGAACGACGGCAGCGACGGAACCGCGATGGCCCTCGAGTTGGCCGACGGATCGGAGCACCTGCTGTGTTACCCCTGTATCGAGGCCCTGCCCGACGAACCGACGGCCGACGACGTGGCCCGACTCGAGCAGGTCGACGAGGAGCACTCGCAGCTGAGCGTCCAGTGA
- a CDS encoding outer membrane protein assembly factor BamB family protein yields the protein MVEHERRRVLQYAGLAIAGGSLTTSAAAADEDDEPASIGEAAGWSSLGGNPGNNAISTESGPKAPVTVAWEYDRSGPTAVVDGTVYLTTGGEVHALDAADGSLEWKTGAIGASGTPAVTDEAVYVGGERLTRIERDGTLCCQADLGYDEAIPSPVVADGRVLVVAGGILCAVDARDLEVRWEFDPADGTLYEQPVAVGDGAVFAASESRLFARELADGAERWTDDDPAGTDEYSHFTAPSDRQVSHPVATDDVVAVGSVDSEPEAVWENGHVTLYDAETGVKRTKSESAITPGPVTDRRFFARSTHDLDGFDRETGENDWETVYGMYHVSSAVVADGTVYAGATVNGDGYTADEMPEPETGVYAFDENGEVEWAIATDERPSLALADGTIYASGETLLAIRPEANEAGDESDGEDDTGDDAPEDDGGDAEDGSGESDGDDGAAEPDDEPTNETEANGAEQDSGSDDVDGGNGTNDADEEGGISEGATNGTERTDDGSNSDAGEGDGDENASGEDANDGMPGFTAGAGIAGGALSLEWLRRRETDGGAGADDEKKS from the coding sequence ATGGTCGAACACGAGAGACGACGAGTCCTGCAGTACGCGGGACTCGCGATCGCAGGTGGATCGCTCACGACTAGCGCCGCGGCTGCCGACGAAGACGATGAACCGGCGTCGATCGGAGAAGCCGCCGGCTGGTCGTCGCTGGGCGGAAACCCGGGGAACAACGCCATCTCGACCGAGAGCGGGCCGAAAGCGCCAGTCACCGTCGCCTGGGAGTACGACCGCAGTGGCCCGACCGCGGTCGTCGACGGCACCGTCTACCTGACGACCGGCGGGGAGGTCCACGCGCTCGACGCCGCCGACGGATCGCTCGAGTGGAAAACCGGCGCTATCGGCGCGAGCGGGACGCCCGCGGTGACGGACGAGGCGGTGTACGTCGGCGGCGAACGGCTGACGCGGATCGAACGCGACGGCACGCTCTGTTGTCAGGCCGACCTCGGCTACGACGAGGCGATTCCGTCTCCCGTCGTCGCGGACGGGCGCGTCCTCGTCGTCGCTGGTGGGATTCTCTGCGCCGTCGACGCTCGCGACCTCGAAGTCCGGTGGGAGTTCGACCCGGCCGACGGAACGCTGTACGAACAGCCGGTCGCCGTCGGCGACGGTGCGGTGTTCGCTGCGAGCGAGTCGCGGCTGTTCGCGCGCGAACTCGCGGACGGCGCCGAGCGCTGGACCGACGACGACCCGGCGGGAACGGACGAGTACAGTCACTTTACGGCGCCGAGCGACAGACAGGTCAGCCACCCCGTCGCGACCGACGACGTCGTCGCCGTCGGCAGCGTGGACTCGGAGCCCGAAGCCGTGTGGGAGAACGGCCACGTGACGCTCTACGACGCGGAAACGGGCGTGAAGCGGACGAAAAGCGAGTCCGCGATCACGCCGGGACCGGTCACCGACAGACGGTTCTTCGCCCGGTCGACCCACGACCTGGACGGGTTCGATCGGGAGACGGGGGAGAACGATTGGGAGACGGTGTACGGCATGTACCACGTGTCGTCCGCGGTTGTCGCCGACGGGACCGTCTACGCGGGCGCCACCGTCAACGGGGATGGCTACACAGCGGACGAGATGCCCGAACCGGAGACCGGCGTCTACGCCTTCGACGAGAACGGCGAGGTCGAGTGGGCGATCGCCACCGACGAACGACCGAGCCTCGCGCTGGCCGACGGGACGATTTACGCCAGCGGTGAGACGCTGCTCGCGATCCGACCCGAAGCGAACGAGGCCGGCGACGAGTCGGACGGCGAGGACGACACCGGTGACGATGCACCGGAAGACGACGGCGGAGACGCCGAAGACGGCAGCGGCGAATCAGACGGTGACGACGGAGCCGCGGAACCCGACGACGAACCGACGAACGAAACCGAGGCGAACGGTGCGGAGCAGGACTCCGGTTCGGACGACGTAGACGGCGGAAACGGAACGAACGACGCCGACGAGGAGGGGGGCATATCCGAGGGGGCCACCAACGGCACCGAACGCACGGACGACGGATCGAACAGCGACGCCGGCGAGGGAGACGGTGACGAGAACGCTAGCGGGGAAGACGCCAACGACGGCATGCCGGGGTTCACCGCGGGAGCGGGGATCGCCGGCGGCGCGCTCTCGCTCGAGTGGCTCCGCCGACGGGAAACCGACGGGGGTGCGGGGGCCGACGACGAGAAGAAATCGTAG
- a CDS encoding class I SAM-dependent methyltransferase: MPEDPDTIDDALERAEADAPLAAIVEKTRAETAIESLRAEGVYDDSRKVREARGRRDAMPVDPANESKTGVQTGNDATSEDGSEREQVALPVTEPPTETRVLEIVRQLEPERRNPDLEDLLADRGWTDAQLEAVPGSWAVIGSVILVTVPEGCPDGGELGEALLEIHGEADSVLADEGIANDGTAGTHREPRTRLIAGERDTETIHTEHGTRYGLDPAKVMFSPGNQAERARMGELGSTDERVFDMFAGIGYFTLPMARAGARVTATEINPTAFRYLLENAMLNDVGDRVDAYMTDCRELAGELEADRVVMGYYGSGGSGGETDEFDGEASGADDGDGTRTDEAHEFLPAALEALSPGGVVHYHEATPESRLWDRPLERLAAAGEAAGREFEVLEKRRVKSHSAGVAHVVVDARFE; this comes from the coding sequence ATGCCTGAGGACCCGGACACGATCGACGACGCCCTCGAGCGCGCGGAGGCCGACGCGCCGCTGGCCGCGATTGTCGAGAAGACTCGCGCGGAGACGGCCATCGAGTCGCTGCGCGCCGAGGGCGTCTACGACGACTCGCGGAAAGTCCGTGAGGCGCGCGGGCGGCGCGACGCGATGCCCGTGGACCCTGCGAACGAGTCGAAAACCGGTGTACAGACGGGGAACGACGCGACCAGCGAGGACGGCTCCGAACGCGAACAGGTCGCGCTGCCCGTTACCGAACCGCCGACGGAGACGCGGGTGCTCGAGATCGTGCGCCAACTCGAGCCCGAACGCCGGAACCCGGACCTCGAGGACCTGCTGGCCGACCGTGGCTGGACTGACGCGCAACTCGAGGCGGTGCCGGGCTCGTGGGCCGTCATCGGCTCGGTGATCCTCGTGACGGTGCCCGAGGGCTGTCCCGACGGGGGGGAACTCGGCGAGGCCTTACTCGAGATCCACGGCGAGGCCGACAGCGTGCTGGCCGACGAGGGGATCGCGAACGACGGTACGGCCGGCACCCACCGCGAACCTCGAACCCGACTGATCGCCGGCGAGCGCGACACCGAGACGATCCACACCGAACACGGGACCCGCTACGGCCTCGATCCCGCGAAAGTGATGTTCTCGCCGGGGAACCAGGCCGAACGGGCCCGGATGGGCGAACTGGGGAGCACCGACGAGCGCGTTTTCGACATGTTCGCCGGCATCGGCTACTTCACCCTCCCGATGGCCCGTGCCGGCGCGCGGGTGACCGCGACCGAGATCAATCCGACCGCCTTCCGCTACCTGCTCGAGAACGCCATGCTGAACGACGTCGGCGACCGCGTCGACGCCTACATGACCGACTGTCGGGAGCTCGCGGGCGAACTCGAGGCCGACCGCGTGGTGATGGGCTACTACGGTAGCGGCGGGTCTGGCGGTGAGACCGACGAGTTCGACGGAGAGGCCAGCGGGGCAGACGACGGAGACGGAACCCGCACGGACGAGGCCCACGAGTTCCTCCCCGCCGCCCTCGAGGCGCTGTCTCCCGGCGGCGTCGTCCACTACCACGAGGCGACGCCCGAGTCCCGGCTCTGGGACCGCCCGCTCGAGCGGCTCGCGGCCGCGGGCGAGGCCGCCGGTCGGGAGTTCGAGGTGCTCGAGAAGCGCCGCGTCAAGAGCCACAGCGCCGGCGTCGCACACGTCGTGGTGGACGCGCGGTTCGAGTGA